Proteins encoded by one window of Xanthomonas sp. DAR 80977:
- a CDS encoding SymE family type I addiction module toxin, with product MLHRHTDGRRVPVLRLSGLWLERLGLAIGRKVQITCRNGRLVMELANPDRD from the coding sequence GTGTTGCACCGCCACACCGACGGCCGCCGTGTCCCGGTCCTGCGCCTGAGCGGCCTGTGGTTGGAGCGACTGGGCTTAGCCATCGGCCGTAAGGTTCAGATCACCTGCCGAAACGGCAGATTGGTGATGGAGCTTGCAAATCCGGATCGC
- a CDS encoding XAC0095 family protein: MSYDRLDDEDMPGYFLPEESQFRLAKLRDHVRFLVRLAQPRTPDEERAAEPKVRMGELAVCLELLADQVELVLDALSYPAQRTDTTRDARPAATVAVAPDMGGGAFRVTLAQLDQLTLLAETVSAHARAVAAGDATARAGQAFPEVGDTLCEAANAMRALLLQIERQPLHEPTSNGVREERAVYAVEWGALPAGGGRLH, from the coding sequence ATGTCGTACGACCGGTTGGACGATGAAGACATGCCCGGCTATTTCCTGCCGGAGGAGAGCCAGTTCCGGCTGGCGAAGCTGCGCGATCACGTGAGGTTCCTGGTCCGGCTGGCGCAGCCGCGCACGCCGGACGAGGAGCGTGCCGCCGAGCCTAAAGTGCGCATGGGCGAGCTGGCGGTCTGTCTGGAGCTGTTGGCCGACCAGGTGGAACTGGTGCTGGACGCGCTGTCCTATCCTGCGCAGCGGACCGACACGACGCGCGACGCCCGGCCCGCTGCCACCGTCGCCGTGGCGCCGGACATGGGCGGCGGCGCCTTCCGCGTCACGCTGGCGCAACTCGACCAGCTCACCCTGCTGGCCGAGACCGTCTCGGCCCATGCCCGTGCGGTGGCAGCCGGCGATGCAACCGCGCGTGCCGGCCAGGCATTCCCAGAGGTGGGCGACACGCTCTGCGAGGCAGCGAACGCGATGCGGGCGCTGCTGCTGCAGATCGAGCGCCAGCCGCTGCACGAACCCACGTCCAACGGCGTGCGCGAGGAGCGGGCGGTCTATGCGGTGGAGTGGGGCGCGCTGCCTGCGGGAGGCGGGCGGCTGCATTGA
- a CDS encoding DUF5131 family protein: MASGSRIEWTEATWNPIIGCTKVSAGCKHCYAEVMARRLQAMGVPGYEHGFKKIRLRTEKLSEPLERKKPTIYFVNSMSDLFHPKVPDAFIDQVFTKMSAADWHTFQVLTKRPERMAEYLQGKVLPAHIWLGTSVENRRHGVPRIDHLRNVPALTRFLSAEPLLEDLGELDLTGIAWVIVGGESGHGARPMRLEWARNIREQCRAAGVSFFFKQWGAHGADGVRRSKKANGRELDGRRWDQMPASALAM, from the coding sequence ATGGCGTCCGGCTCGCGAATTGAATGGACTGAGGCGACTTGGAACCCAATTATTGGGTGCACCAAGGTGTCTGCCGGATGCAAGCACTGCTATGCAGAGGTTATGGCTCGGCGCCTACAGGCGATGGGCGTGCCTGGCTACGAGCACGGGTTCAAAAAAATCCGGCTTCGGACGGAGAAGCTGTCCGAGCCGCTGGAGCGGAAGAAGCCCACGATCTACTTCGTAAACTCGATGAGCGACCTTTTCCACCCGAAAGTGCCGGATGCCTTCATCGACCAGGTGTTCACCAAGATGTCCGCCGCTGACTGGCATACGTTCCAGGTGCTGACCAAGCGGCCGGAGCGCATGGCAGAGTACTTGCAGGGCAAGGTATTGCCTGCGCACATTTGGTTGGGCACGTCGGTCGAGAATCGCCGCCATGGTGTACCGCGTATCGATCATCTGCGCAATGTCCCTGCGTTGACGCGGTTCCTGTCGGCCGAGCCGCTGCTGGAAGATCTGGGAGAGTTGGACCTGACGGGCATCGCATGGGTCATTGTTGGAGGTGAGTCGGGTCATGGCGCTAGGCCAATGCGGCTGGAATGGGCGCGGAACATCCGCGAGCAGTGCAGGGCGGCGGGCGTCAGCTTCTTCTTCAAGCAGTGGGGTGCTCATGGTGCCGACGGCGTGCGACGGTCGAAGAAGGCCAACGGTCGCGAGCTGGACGGTCGTCGCTGGGACCAGATGCCAGCCAGCGCGCTGGCCATGTAA
- the tcmP gene encoding three-Cys-motif partner protein TcmP, translated as MEYEAGSDGYPQEVVGSWVKDKHELLKGYVRASRMARGKMRGEPCLLDLYCGPGRSRIRGSGSTVVPGGTLAAMEASVEGRGAYPFSRIIIGDVSPANVAACKARLGMLYSTRVDEHIGAAEAVVQRIASKLPRKGLHLAYLDPYALHALPFSVIQSLSRLGRVDLMIHFASLDMTRNLVSRADLWPSFDKVAPGWRDVCLGSHGKSVIRQRFFEHWVSLIRGVGYHVSPHAKAIRNTGQREIYRLVLASKHPLGANIWSTLRGGMVQNDFGF; from the coding sequence ATGGAGTACGAAGCGGGCTCAGATGGATATCCGCAGGAAGTAGTGGGATCATGGGTCAAAGACAAACACGAACTCTTAAAAGGATATGTCCGCGCATCCCGGATGGCACGCGGCAAAATGCGTGGAGAGCCGTGTCTGCTGGATTTGTACTGCGGTCCCGGCCGTTCTCGGATCAGAGGTTCAGGAAGCACTGTGGTTCCTGGTGGCACCCTGGCTGCAATGGAAGCGTCAGTGGAGGGCCGCGGTGCGTACCCGTTCAGTCGGATCATCATTGGCGATGTATCGCCAGCGAACGTCGCCGCATGCAAGGCGCGGCTCGGAATGTTGTATTCCACACGCGTCGACGAACATATTGGGGCCGCGGAAGCGGTAGTCCAACGGATTGCATCTAAGTTGCCGCGGAAGGGCCTGCATCTGGCATACCTGGATCCGTACGCTCTGCACGCGTTGCCGTTCTCGGTGATCCAATCGCTGTCGCGGCTAGGGCGGGTTGATCTGATGATCCACTTCGCCTCGCTTGATATGACACGAAATTTGGTCAGTCGTGCGGACCTGTGGCCGAGCTTCGACAAAGTGGCGCCAGGCTGGCGGGATGTGTGTCTTGGAAGCCACGGCAAGAGCGTGATCCGCCAGCGATTTTTTGAGCATTGGGTGTCGCTGATACGTGGCGTTGGTTACCATGTGTCACCGCATGCGAAAGCCATCCGCAACACTGGTCAGCGCGAGATCTATCGGTTAGTGCTGGCCAGCAAACACCCATTGGGTGCGAACATTTGGAGCACCCTGCGCGGCGGCATGGTGCAGAACGATTTTGGTTTCTGA
- a CDS encoding DEAD/DEAH box helicase: MVDFTKLGKSGEKKAPASLAETFSRLDRQVTHVELRPSQIKIFEKLDGTSNQRDVVVKLNTGGGKTTTGLIYLWHKMQQASGEPGVYLVPTVQLAEQVVEEGLRVGVKVSPWLAKESYPPEEALAGRSLIVCTYDKFFNGKSTFARRDVRLTPSAIVLDDVHAGVEAVRKCFTADLAAEARAELISLLNADMEACDASAWTRIQMDDPMGIVEIPYWIYTEKLETIRSIVNRYSTISEVAFAWEYLSQCLEICRLVLSGTGATLTVDPVPLEYVPHYTGAKNRLFMSASIQDASVLVRELGCDPVAAKSPIDIPGEGSVGERMVLVPSLVNPEFSREQLAEVVRSFTALTNIVILVPSYHVAKFWQGLGATLPDKNNVGTAVNRLRETSKGNFFVFVQRYDGIDLPDSACRLLVIDGLPFGESLIDRADGELQGGVVGMRGKISNRVEQGLGRAVRSSSDYCAVLLAGRDLANFISRRVVLESFSPLTVRQIEIGREVSEDISKSDNQVFGIIETIRQSLNRDIGWRDYYAQQISEPASNINAVVESAESRRLVAELERDALKCALAREYSVAAQKVQLAANIVRSQPLARSVLKQSSAKYLYFVEKVAAMQLQAAAFSENSGLSRPPMQPSKLERRITSQAEAIAIWIKDFSNKSGALVELDQLRAALSFARRASEVERVIHELGGAIGADSSRPERDHNRGPDNLWVFDNVAFSIEMKSEKIGSLSKDDAAQLHVSTQWAEGNVPPGISVYPIVGTNAPRADSSGDFLPQTLVLAESDFLEILDRLRSLVMALLQHGPLFSEDPGNIQGQLGPHSLLPVQLLQLGKKISKF, encoded by the coding sequence ATGGTCGATTTCACGAAGCTGGGAAAGTCGGGAGAAAAGAAAGCTCCGGCGAGCCTCGCGGAGACATTTTCACGGCTCGATAGACAAGTAACTCACGTCGAGTTACGGCCTTCTCAAATAAAAATTTTCGAAAAGCTAGACGGTACATCCAATCAGCGCGATGTGGTGGTCAAGTTAAATACCGGCGGAGGGAAAACTACTACTGGGCTGATATATCTATGGCACAAAATGCAGCAGGCCAGCGGCGAGCCGGGTGTCTATCTTGTTCCAACTGTCCAGCTTGCCGAGCAGGTAGTTGAGGAAGGTTTGAGGGTCGGAGTTAAAGTTTCTCCGTGGCTAGCTAAAGAAAGTTATCCTCCAGAAGAGGCTTTGGCTGGAAGAAGTCTCATAGTTTGCACCTATGATAAATTTTTCAATGGGAAATCCACTTTCGCTCGTCGCGACGTAAGGCTGACGCCATCGGCTATTGTTCTCGATGACGTCCACGCGGGTGTTGAGGCAGTTAGAAAATGCTTTACTGCGGATCTGGCTGCCGAGGCGCGGGCTGAATTAATAAGTTTATTGAACGCAGATATGGAAGCGTGTGATGCCTCTGCGTGGACCAGAATTCAGATGGATGATCCAATGGGGATTGTTGAGATTCCTTATTGGATATATACGGAAAAGCTTGAGACGATTCGGTCTATTGTAAATAGGTACTCAACTATTTCAGAGGTTGCATTCGCTTGGGAATATTTATCTCAATGCCTTGAGATTTGTCGCTTGGTCCTGTCTGGAACGGGGGCTACATTGACAGTTGACCCGGTTCCGCTTGAATACGTTCCACACTATACCGGAGCAAAAAATCGCCTGTTCATGTCTGCGTCAATTCAGGATGCCTCTGTTTTAGTGCGTGAACTTGGTTGCGACCCAGTGGCAGCTAAATCGCCGATCGATATTCCTGGAGAGGGCTCAGTGGGCGAGCGCATGGTACTAGTGCCCTCTCTGGTTAATCCTGAGTTCTCACGAGAACAGCTCGCAGAAGTCGTAAGGTCCTTTACTGCGCTAACAAACATTGTCATTCTCGTTCCGTCTTATCACGTGGCCAAATTTTGGCAGGGGCTGGGTGCGACGCTGCCCGACAAAAACAACGTTGGGACTGCTGTTAATAGATTGCGCGAGACATCAAAAGGAAATTTTTTTGTTTTTGTACAGCGTTACGATGGCATTGACTTGCCGGACTCCGCATGTCGTCTGCTTGTTATCGATGGACTGCCGTTTGGAGAGAGTCTGATCGATAGGGCTGATGGAGAATTGCAAGGCGGCGTAGTAGGGATGCGCGGAAAGATCTCGAACCGGGTGGAGCAGGGTTTGGGTCGCGCTGTCCGGTCGTCATCTGACTACTGCGCAGTGCTACTCGCTGGACGTGATCTGGCAAATTTCATCTCTAGACGTGTAGTTCTTGAAAGCTTTTCTCCATTGACAGTCCGCCAGATAGAAATTGGTCGAGAAGTCTCGGAGGATATATCGAAATCGGATAATCAGGTTTTCGGAATTATTGAAACGATTCGTCAGTCGCTAAATCGAGATATCGGGTGGCGCGATTATTACGCCCAGCAAATTTCAGAACCGGCCAGTAACATAAATGCTGTGGTTGAGTCTGCTGAGTCGAGACGTCTAGTGGCAGAGCTCGAGCGAGATGCGCTCAAATGTGCCCTGGCTAGAGAATACTCAGTGGCTGCACAGAAGGTTCAATTAGCAGCGAACATCGTGCGCAGTCAGCCGCTCGCCAGATCAGTTTTAAAACAATCGTCCGCTAAGTATCTTTATTTTGTAGAGAAAGTGGCGGCGATGCAGTTGCAGGCAGCTGCATTTTCGGAAAACTCTGGGCTTTCACGTCCGCCGATGCAGCCATCAAAGCTGGAGCGGAGAATTACCTCGCAGGCTGAAGCCATTGCAATCTGGATTAAAGATTTTAGTAACAAAAGTGGTGCTTTAGTCGAGCTTGATCAGCTTAGGGCTGCGCTTTCATTTGCGCGCCGTGCAAGCGAAGTGGAGCGCGTCATACACGAGCTGGGCGGTGCCATAGGCGCGGATTCGTCTCGTCCAGAAAGAGATCACAATCGCGGTCCGGATAATCTCTGGGTATTCGATAATGTGGCTTTTTCTATAGAAATGAAGAGCGAAAAAATTGGGTCTTTGTCTAAAGACGATGCTGCGCAGTTACATGTAAGTACGCAATGGGCTGAGGGTAACGTGCCGCCTGGGATCTCAGTTTATCCAATTGTTGGAACTAACGCGCCGCGAGCGGACTCTTCTGGTGATTTCTTACCTCAGACGCTTGTGCTGGCCGAGTCTGATTTCCTAGAGATTCTTGATCGCCTTAGATCACTAGTGATGGCGCTCCTTCAGCATGGGCCCTTATTTTCAGAGGATCCTGGCAACATCCAAGGGCAATTGGGACCGCATTCACTTCTTCCTGTGCAGCTGCTTCAGCTTGGGAAAAAGATTTCAAAGTTCTAG